The Catenulispora sp. EB89 genome includes a region encoding these proteins:
- a CDS encoding lysophospholipid acyltransferase family protein — MPSSTPYRPPRKQGAAFRFIVVVLVPLLRVLMKRDWRGGENIPEAGGVVIAANHISHVDALAFGHYVYGNGRVPRFLAKSGVFKNKFVGGVLRAAKQIPVYRDSADAANALRDAIAAVNDGQAVALYPEGTITRDPGLWPMAAKSGAARIALATGCPVVPVAQWGAQEILAYHEKRPHLLPRKRMIMLAGPPVDLDDLRGLPQNAETLREATDRIMDAVTELLAKVRGEAPPAVRYVPVNGDDNGENGENELDTEPENKHENKHEHENGDSGKQVESA; from the coding sequence ATGCCCTCCAGCACCCCCTACCGGCCGCCGAGGAAACAGGGCGCGGCCTTCAGGTTCATCGTTGTGGTGTTAGTGCCACTGCTGCGCGTGCTGATGAAGCGGGACTGGCGCGGCGGGGAGAACATCCCGGAGGCCGGCGGCGTGGTGATCGCGGCCAATCACATCTCGCACGTGGACGCGCTCGCGTTCGGCCACTACGTCTACGGCAACGGCCGCGTCCCGCGGTTCCTGGCCAAGTCCGGGGTGTTCAAGAACAAGTTCGTCGGCGGGGTGCTGCGCGCGGCGAAGCAGATCCCGGTCTACCGGGACAGCGCGGACGCGGCCAACGCGCTGCGCGACGCGATCGCCGCGGTGAACGACGGCCAGGCGGTCGCGCTGTATCCGGAGGGCACGATCACGCGCGACCCCGGCCTGTGGCCGATGGCGGCCAAGAGCGGCGCGGCGCGGATCGCGCTGGCGACGGGCTGTCCGGTCGTCCCGGTGGCACAGTGGGGTGCGCAGGAGATCCTGGCGTACCACGAGAAGAGGCCGCACCTGCTGCCGCGCAAGAGGATGATCATGCTGGCCGGTCCGCCGGTGGACCTGGACGACCTGCGCGGCCTCCCGCAGAACGCGGAGACGCTGCGCGAGGCGACCGACCGCATCATGGACGCGGTCACCGAGCTGCTGGCGAAGGTGCGCGGCGAGGCCCCGCCGGCGGTGCGCTACGTGCCGGTCAACGGGGACGACAACGGCGAGAACGGCGAGAACGAGCTCGACACCGAGCCCGAGAACAAGCACGAGAACAAGCACGAGCACGAGAACGGCGACAGCGGAAAGCAGGTCGAGAGCGCATGA
- a CDS encoding D-alanine--D-alanine ligase family protein, which translates to MSDQKRIRVAVVFGGRSSEHAISCVTAGSVLDALRNGPDPQRYEILPIGIAADGRWVLADLPDGGGLNLAITDGRLPEIGQPASAERANLVTMAGDPTARELTVHEPGAVPKSLGEVDVVLPLLHGPYGEDGTLQGLLELAGIPYVGSGVLASAVSMDKEFMKRLLAQAGFEVGPYEVVRPRDWATEEGRSAVRLAVEELGYPVFVKPARAGSSMGITKVDRPEDLDQAVDTARRHDPKVLVEAAIAGREIECGVLEAVDPLAPAEASMPAELRVTGPHAFYDFEAKYLDGSTEVDIPARLSDEEIADIREQAVGVFETLGCEGLARVDFFYQESADGGPGRFIVNEINTMPGFTPTSMFPQMWQAAGLSYPELIARLIDTALRRPAGLR; encoded by the coding sequence ATGAGCGATCAGAAGCGGATCCGGGTGGCCGTCGTGTTCGGCGGGCGCTCCAGTGAGCACGCCATCTCCTGCGTCACCGCCGGTTCCGTGCTGGACGCCCTGCGCAACGGGCCGGACCCGCAGCGCTACGAGATCCTGCCGATCGGCATCGCCGCCGACGGCCGCTGGGTGCTGGCCGACCTGCCGGACGGCGGCGGCCTGAACCTGGCCATCACCGACGGCCGGCTGCCGGAGATCGGGCAGCCCGCCTCGGCCGAGCGCGCGAACCTGGTCACCATGGCCGGGGACCCGACCGCGCGCGAGCTGACCGTGCACGAGCCCGGCGCGGTGCCGAAGTCGCTCGGCGAGGTGGACGTGGTGCTGCCGCTGCTGCACGGCCCCTACGGCGAGGACGGCACGCTGCAGGGCCTGCTGGAGCTGGCCGGCATCCCCTACGTCGGCTCCGGCGTGCTGGCCTCCGCGGTCTCCATGGACAAGGAGTTCATGAAGCGGCTGCTGGCCCAGGCCGGGTTCGAGGTCGGCCCGTACGAGGTCGTGCGGCCCCGGGACTGGGCCACCGAGGAGGGCCGGTCCGCGGTGCGGCTGGCCGTGGAAGAGCTCGGATACCCGGTGTTCGTCAAGCCGGCCCGCGCCGGCTCCTCGATGGGCATCACCAAGGTCGACCGGCCCGAGGATCTGGACCAGGCCGTCGACACCGCCCGGCGGCACGACCCCAAGGTGCTGGTGGAGGCCGCGATCGCGGGCCGCGAGATCGAGTGCGGGGTGCTGGAGGCGGTCGACCCGCTGGCCCCGGCCGAGGCCTCGATGCCGGCCGAGCTGCGGGTCACCGGGCCGCACGCGTTCTACGACTTCGAGGCCAAGTACCTCGACGGCAGCACCGAGGTGGACATCCCGGCGCGGCTGAGCGACGAGGAGATCGCGGACATCCGGGAGCAGGCCGTCGGCGTCTTCGAGACGCTGGGCTGCGAGGGGCTGGCCCGGGTCGACTTCTTCTACCAGGAGTCGGCCGACGGCGGCCCGGGGCGGTTCATCGTCAACGAGATCAACACCATGCCGGGGTTCACGCCGACGTCGATGTTCCCGCAGATGTGGCAGGCGGCCGGGCTGTCGTACCCGGAGCTGATCGCGCGGCTGATCGACACGGCGCTGCGGCGTCCGGCCGGGCTGCGCTGA
- a CDS encoding Dabb family protein: protein MIRSILLIKFTPEATDEQIEAFGKALGDLPFERRRHFEFHRDARLTDDAMDAAVIADFDDEEAYRAWVADPGHHEVRSRYLDPIRAQRERILFRI, encoded by the coding sequence GTGATCAGAAGCATATTGCTCATCAAATTCACGCCCGAAGCGACCGACGAACAGATCGAGGCCTTCGGCAAGGCGCTCGGAGACCTGCCGTTCGAGCGGCGGCGCCACTTCGAGTTCCACCGCGACGCCCGGCTGACGGACGACGCGATGGACGCCGCGGTGATCGCCGACTTCGACGACGAGGAGGCCTACCGGGCCTGGGTCGCGGACCCGGGACACCATGAGGTGCGGTCGCGGTACCTGGACCCGATCCGCGCTCAGCGCGAGCGGATCCTGTTCCGCATCTGA
- the cofC gene encoding 2-phospho-L-lactate guanylyltransferase: MPRSDLSELGASSTPRAADATPWCLVVPVKRLGQAKTRLAGPDMPPALRERLALAFAADAVEAALSASRIAHAVVVTDDPRAAELLTAIGAMIVPDKPDAGLNTAFLFGAAAARREFGTEMGIAACTADLPALRATELDIALAHISSAAHNSPATRHFIADAHDIGTTMLFAPPATELNPRFGGPSRAAHTASGALELPPLPPTGISSLRRDVDTAADLADALRLGVGPHTTEIWSARDRVASGV, translated from the coding sequence ATGCCCCGGTCAGACCTCTCCGAGCTCGGTGCGAGCAGCACCCCGCGCGCCGCGGACGCCACCCCCTGGTGCCTGGTGGTACCGGTGAAACGACTGGGGCAGGCCAAGACCCGCCTGGCCGGCCCGGACATGCCCCCAGCGCTGCGCGAAAGGCTGGCTTTGGCCTTCGCCGCGGACGCGGTGGAAGCGGCCCTTTCGGCGTCCCGGATAGCGCACGCGGTGGTGGTGACCGACGACCCCCGGGCCGCCGAACTCCTCACCGCGATCGGCGCGATGATCGTCCCCGACAAGCCCGACGCGGGATTGAATACCGCATTCTTGTTCGGTGCCGCAGCCGCCCGCCGCGAATTCGGAACCGAAATGGGTATCGCCGCCTGCACAGCGGATCTCCCGGCATTACGCGCCACCGAGTTGGATATCGCACTTGCGCACATTTCTTCGGCCGCGCACAACTCCCCCGCCACCCGCCATTTCATCGCCGACGCCCACGACATCGGCACGACGATGCTCTTCGCACCCCCCGCCACGGAACTGAACCCCCGCTTCGGCGGCCCCTCCCGAGCAGCCCACACCGCCAGCGGCGCCCTGGAACTGCCCCCACTCCCGCCCACCGGCATCAGCTCCCTGCGACGCGACGTCGACACCGCGGCGGACCTCGCCGACGCCCTCCGCCTGGGCGTAGGACCACACACCACCGAGATCTGGAGCGCACGGGACCGAGTCGCCTCGGGTGTATAA
- a CDS encoding thiamine-phosphate kinase, translated as METIDDVGEFGLIARVQARLPLTSPETLVPSGDDAAVLAAPDGRLAISTDVLLEGRHFRRDWSGPRDVGHKAAAQNFSDIAAMGGVPTSLLLSMVLPGDLPVAWVEEFAEGVAGECAPLGAIVAGGDMVRGDLITISVTVLGTLEGRAPVLRSGARPGDTVAVAGRLGWSAAGLELLLSGQDSHGAAGDGAAQAAGGGTGAGSGIEAGSGIEAPPQSADYLAAHRRPSPPYAAGPQAARAGATAMLDVSDGLLADLKHLAVASGVAVDVDSTLLVATPGPRLDQILTGGEDHALVATFAAEVPEGWRPIGTVHEGAAAVTVDGKPWEGPGGFSHFGHSA; from the coding sequence GTGGAGACCATCGACGACGTCGGCGAGTTCGGGCTCATCGCCCGCGTCCAGGCGCGCCTGCCCCTGACCAGCCCCGAGACCCTGGTGCCGTCCGGTGACGACGCCGCGGTGCTCGCCGCGCCCGACGGCCGCCTGGCGATCAGCACCGACGTGCTGCTGGAGGGCCGGCACTTCCGGCGCGACTGGTCCGGCCCTCGTGACGTCGGACACAAGGCCGCGGCCCAGAACTTCAGCGACATCGCCGCGATGGGCGGCGTCCCGACTTCGCTGCTGCTGTCCATGGTGCTGCCCGGCGACCTGCCGGTGGCCTGGGTCGAGGAGTTCGCCGAGGGCGTGGCCGGCGAGTGCGCCCCGCTCGGGGCGATCGTGGCCGGCGGCGACATGGTGCGCGGGGACCTGATCACCATCTCGGTGACGGTGCTCGGCACGCTGGAGGGCCGGGCCCCGGTGCTGCGCTCCGGCGCGCGGCCGGGGGACACGGTGGCGGTGGCCGGACGGCTCGGGTGGTCGGCGGCGGGGCTGGAATTGCTGCTGTCCGGGCAGGATTCGCACGGTGCGGCGGGTGATGGCGCGGCGCAAGCGGCCGGTGGCGGGACCGGGGCGGGATCCGGGATCGAGGCGGGGTCCGGGATCGAGGCGCCTCCGCAGTCCGCTGACTATCTTGCCGCGCACCGCCGTCCGAGTCCGCCGTACGCGGCCGGTCCGCAAGCGGCGCGGGCCGGTGCCACGGCGATGCTGGACGTGAGCGACGGCCTGCTGGCCGACCTGAAGCATCTCGCCGTGGCCAGCGGGGTCGCGGTCGACGTCGACAGCACTCTGCTGGTCGCCACCCCGGGCCCGCGCCTGGACCAGATCCTGACCGGCGGCGAGGACCACGCGCTGGTCGCGACCTTCGCCGCCGAGGTTCCTGAGGGCTGGCGTCCGATCGGAACCGTTCATGAAGGCGCCGCGGCCGTGACCGTGGACGGCAAGCCGTGGGAGGGCCCCGGCGGCTTCAGCCACTTCGGCCATTCGGCGTAA
- a CDS encoding NAD(P)H-dependent glycerol-3-phosphate dehydrogenase, protein MRRCAVFGTGMWGTAMSIVLADAGNEVVMVGRREAQIAAINADHENAEYFPGVRLPDEVRATTDAAEALAGAEFAYLSVPAQTLRANLTAWKDLIGPDTVLVSLMKGLEVGTAKRMTEVIRELTGFGRERVAVLSGPNLSPEIARRQPAASVVASRDEDVALRLQAATNGPYFRTYTASDVTGVELGGVVKNVIGLAVGIADGMGFGDNTKATIITRGLAETARLGAALGADPYTFSGLAGLGDLVATCASPLSRNRSFGVHLGRGLTLEQAQAEVKQTAEGVKSCEAVLELADRHGVEMPIAETVVAIVHDGRAPAEMLKELMTRPVKPERHGH, encoded by the coding sequence ATGAGGCGTTGTGCCGTCTTCGGCACCGGCATGTGGGGCACGGCGATGAGCATCGTCCTGGCCGACGCCGGCAACGAGGTCGTGATGGTCGGACGCCGCGAGGCGCAGATCGCCGCGATCAACGCCGACCACGAGAACGCCGAGTACTTCCCCGGCGTCCGCCTCCCCGACGAGGTCCGCGCCACCACCGACGCCGCCGAGGCGCTGGCCGGCGCGGAGTTCGCGTACCTGAGCGTCCCGGCCCAGACGCTGCGCGCGAACCTCACCGCCTGGAAGGACCTCATCGGCCCGGACACCGTCCTGGTGTCGCTGATGAAGGGCCTGGAAGTCGGCACCGCCAAGCGCATGACCGAGGTGATCCGCGAGCTGACCGGCTTCGGCCGCGAGCGCGTCGCGGTCCTGTCCGGCCCCAACCTCTCCCCGGAGATCGCCCGCCGCCAGCCCGCCGCCTCGGTGGTGGCCAGCCGCGACGAGGACGTGGCGCTGCGCCTGCAGGCCGCCACGAACGGCCCCTACTTCCGCACCTACACCGCCAGCGACGTGACCGGCGTGGAACTCGGCGGCGTGGTGAAGAACGTCATCGGCCTGGCGGTCGGCATCGCCGACGGCATGGGCTTCGGCGACAACACCAAGGCGACCATCATCACCCGCGGGCTGGCCGAGACCGCGCGGCTCGGCGCGGCGCTGGGCGCCGATCCCTACACGTTCTCGGGCCTGGCCGGGCTCGGCGACCTGGTGGCCACCTGCGCCTCGCCGCTGTCCCGCAACCGCAGCTTCGGCGTGCACCTCGGGCGCGGGCTGACGCTGGAGCAGGCGCAGGCGGAGGTGAAGCAGACCGCCGAGGGCGTGAAATCGTGTGAGGCGGTGCTGGAGCTGGCAGACCGGCACGGCGTGGAGATGCCGATCGCCGAGACGGTGGTGGCGATCGTGCACGACGGCCGGGCGCCGGCGGAGATGCTCAAGGAACTGATGACGCGGCCCGTGAAGCCGGAGCGCCACGGGCACTAG
- a CDS encoding MFS transporter: MALTDEAAPQTTDPASAPPAAPSPAPAAAPTARTKAAFAGIVAGNFMVLIDATILNVALPDLKANLHASASALPWTVDAYTVVFAGLMLASGAIADRFGARRVYQSAVALFGLISLLSAAAPNVGGLIAGRALLGAAAAGMVPASLALLAGLYPDARERMKAVGAWAALSGIGLAVGPVLGGALVAAGGWRLVFIVNPPLALVSWFLVRGLSANRSGQRKKFDVPGLVLFTVALSALTYGLVDAGTEGWGTPSALAALAVAVLATVAVALVERRAEAPVLPPELLRLGRVRTNLVTAVAANYIFYGLLYSVTLWLEETRHMSPAMTGVAFLPMMVPLCFLPFATSRLAHRFGARPMVLAAMAVDVAVGAVLYTVGPHTSLAVVTVAQVLMAVATTMTIPSITADMAVATPRALAATGQGALNAARQTGSALGVAILGTLSGMHAAGIAMAVGALVTLVLTGLTRRGA, translated from the coding sequence ATGGCACTGACCGACGAAGCCGCACCGCAGACCACCGATCCCGCCTCTGCTCCCCCAGCTGCTCCCAGCCCTGCTCCCGCCGCAGCTCCCACCGCCCGGACCAAGGCCGCGTTCGCCGGCATCGTGGCCGGCAACTTCATGGTCCTGATCGACGCGACCATCCTGAACGTCGCACTCCCCGACCTGAAGGCGAACCTGCACGCCTCGGCCTCGGCGCTGCCCTGGACCGTGGACGCCTACACCGTCGTGTTCGCCGGGCTGATGCTGGCCTCCGGCGCGATCGCCGACCGGTTCGGCGCCCGCCGCGTGTACCAGAGCGCGGTCGCGCTGTTCGGTCTGATTTCGCTGCTGTCCGCGGCGGCGCCGAACGTCGGCGGCCTGATCGCCGGCCGCGCACTGCTCGGCGCCGCGGCGGCCGGCATGGTCCCGGCCTCCCTGGCGCTGCTCGCCGGCCTCTACCCCGACGCCAGGGAGCGGATGAAGGCGGTCGGCGCGTGGGCCGCGCTGTCCGGAATCGGACTGGCGGTCGGGCCGGTCCTCGGCGGCGCGCTGGTCGCGGCCGGCGGCTGGCGCCTGGTCTTCATCGTGAACCCGCCGCTGGCGCTGGTCTCGTGGTTCCTGGTGCGCGGCCTGTCCGCGAACCGTTCCGGGCAGCGCAAGAAGTTCGACGTCCCCGGCCTGGTCCTGTTCACCGTCGCGCTCAGCGCCCTGACCTACGGCCTGGTCGACGCCGGCACCGAGGGCTGGGGCACACCGTCCGCGCTGGCCGCGCTGGCGGTCGCGGTCCTGGCGACGGTCGCGGTGGCGCTCGTCGAGCGCCGGGCCGAGGCGCCGGTGCTGCCCCCGGAGCTGCTGCGCCTGGGCCGGGTCCGTACCAACCTGGTGACCGCGGTCGCCGCGAACTACATCTTCTACGGCCTGCTGTACTCGGTCACACTGTGGCTGGAGGAGACGCGGCACATGAGCCCGGCCATGACCGGCGTCGCATTCCTGCCGATGATGGTGCCGCTGTGCTTCCTGCCCTTCGCGACCAGCCGACTGGCGCACCGGTTCGGCGCCCGCCCGATGGTGCTGGCGGCGATGGCGGTGGACGTCGCGGTCGGCGCGGTCCTGTACACGGTCGGCCCGCACACCTCGCTGGCCGTGGTGACCGTCGCGCAGGTCCTGATGGCCGTCGCCACCACGATGACCATCCCCTCGATCACCGCCGACATGGCCGTGGCCACCCCGCGGGCGCTCGCCGCGACCGGCCAGGGCGCCCTGAACGCGGCCCGCCAGACCGGCAGCGCGCTGGGGGTGGCGATCCTCGGCACGCTGTCCGGGATGCACGCCGCCGGGATCGCGATGGCCGTCGGGGCGCTGGTCACGCTGGTGCTGACCGGGCTGACGCGGCGCGGTGCCTGA
- a CDS encoding DUF3515 domain-containing protein yields the protein MTAGDSKNPYSGNRWIPAAAVATAAVLACVGAVWGYHVGQTGAVGVALPETSDPTVLTACANLVKALPSELEGKHRRGAVGTADHVRQRAAVWGSPTTVLRCGVAEPAAIVVGGPDYTPLSNQYASMGDDTSQVNWLIEDNGTDSVTYTTTDRAVYVEVTVPYDGAAQKQDASNALVDLAPLIVKTVPTKAGQFVSDQIQ from the coding sequence GTGACTGCGGGAGATTCCAAGAATCCATACTCGGGGAACAGGTGGATACCGGCCGCGGCTGTAGCGACAGCCGCGGTTTTGGCGTGCGTGGGGGCGGTGTGGGGCTATCACGTCGGCCAGACCGGCGCCGTCGGCGTCGCCCTTCCGGAGACCTCCGATCCGACCGTCCTCACCGCCTGCGCCAACCTCGTCAAGGCCCTGCCATCGGAGCTGGAGGGCAAGCACCGGCGCGGCGCGGTCGGCACCGCCGACCACGTCCGGCAGCGCGCCGCGGTCTGGGGCTCCCCGACCACCGTGCTGCGCTGCGGCGTCGCGGAACCGGCCGCGATCGTGGTCGGCGGCCCGGACTACACCCCGCTGTCCAACCAGTACGCGAGCATGGGTGACGACACCTCGCAGGTCAACTGGCTGATCGAGGACAACGGCACGGACAGCGTCACCTACACCACCACCGACCGCGCCGTGTACGTCGAGGTCACAGTCCCCTACGACGGCGCCGCCCAGAAGCAGGACGCCTCGAACGCGCTGGTGGACCTGGCCCCGCTGATCGTGAAGACCGTGCCGACCAAGGCCGGGCAGTTCGTCAGCGACCAGATCCAGTAA
- a CDS encoding YciI family protein — translation MVARFAVEYVYTADTAKRDEIRPAHRAFLAEAQGRGELLVSGPWANNTGALLVFEVEDEAALKALLEHDPFAEADLVSRVRINEFNPVLGSWLAG, via the coding sequence ATGGTGGCTCGCTTCGCCGTCGAATACGTCTACACCGCGGACACCGCCAAGCGGGACGAGATCCGCCCCGCGCACCGCGCTTTCCTGGCGGAGGCCCAGGGCCGCGGGGAACTGCTGGTGTCCGGGCCGTGGGCCAACAACACCGGCGCGCTGCTGGTCTTCGAGGTCGAGGACGAGGCGGCGCTGAAGGCGCTGCTGGAGCACGACCCGTTCGCCGAGGCCGACCTGGTCAGCCGGGTGCGGATCAACGAGTTCAACCCGGTGCTGGGGAGCTGGCTGGCCGGCTGA
- a CDS encoding Lrp/AsnC family transcriptional regulator has product MVQAYILVQTEVGKAGAVAQAIAELESGITTAEDVTGPYDVIVRAEAATMDELGRLVIAKIQVIEGITRTLTCPIVHFE; this is encoded by the coding sequence GTGGTTCAAGCGTACATCCTGGTCCAGACCGAGGTGGGGAAGGCGGGCGCCGTGGCGCAGGCGATCGCCGAACTCGAGAGCGGCATCACCACCGCCGAAGACGTGACCGGGCCCTACGACGTCATCGTTCGCGCCGAGGCCGCGACCATGGACGAGCTCGGCCGGCTGGTGATCGCCAAGATCCAGGTCATCGAAGGCATCACGCGCACACTGACCTGCCCCATCGTGCACTTCGAGTGA
- a CDS encoding N-acetyltransferase family protein codes for MRDGAAAADSAADTDLVDAAQAILGDLVAGGAALGWVDPPSKPEIAALLAKVSAASRAGDGALRLAYSGDRLLGLGYWLRYERPTHRPNADLEKLAIASDAQGMGVGRLLTAALVDSAREAGVEVLTLDARGDNENALHLYRTLGFREYGRLPGFVAVGERRYDKVFYMLDFRA; via the coding sequence ATCCGCGATGGCGCCGCAGCCGCTGATAGCGCGGCCGATACGGACTTGGTCGATGCCGCGCAGGCCATCCTCGGCGACCTGGTCGCCGGCGGCGCCGCCCTCGGCTGGGTCGATCCGCCGTCGAAGCCTGAGATCGCCGCGCTCCTGGCGAAGGTGAGCGCCGCCTCGCGGGCCGGCGACGGCGCGCTGCGGCTGGCGTACTCCGGCGACCGCTTGCTGGGCCTCGGCTACTGGCTGCGCTACGAGCGGCCCACGCACCGTCCGAACGCGGATCTGGAAAAGCTCGCCATCGCCTCCGACGCGCAGGGCATGGGAGTCGGCCGCCTGCTCACCGCCGCGCTGGTGGACAGCGCGCGCGAGGCCGGCGTCGAGGTCCTGACCCTCGACGCCCGCGGCGACAACGAGAACGCGCTGCATCTGTACCGCACGCTCGGTTTCCGCGAGTACGGCCGCCTCCCGGGGTTCGTCGCGGTCGGCGAGCGGCGCTACGACAAGGTCTTCTACATGCTCGACTTCCGCGCCTGA
- a CDS encoding LysR family transcriptional regulator, translated as MDTRQLRAFLAVVDAGGISAAAEQLGYAQSSVSDQLRTLERDLGTPVLNRTSIGTVPTEAGQRLLPYARRMLDLDGEMRRTVSGKRPLLRIGALQSLADEWLPEMLTAFDHGAAGPETADVTVTVTSRTRLMEELQEGRLDAVFTLDSGPAYDGPTAVVGTDRVVLVTAPSHPLASVHPLTLDDVRATEFMVTEIGCIYRQLFDESGRDLGPSLKIAMITGSLNALRRLTVNGRGAALLPRFSVAAELESGDLVMLDLKQGLAPLTIEARWRDGIGPAAAPLKALVELTQKFSPAAWAMA; from the coding sequence ATGGACACCCGACAGTTGCGCGCGTTCCTCGCGGTCGTGGACGCCGGCGGCATCTCCGCGGCCGCCGAGCAGCTCGGCTACGCGCAGAGCAGCGTCAGCGACCAGTTGCGGACCCTGGAGCGGGACCTCGGCACCCCGGTCCTGAACCGGACGAGCATCGGCACCGTCCCGACCGAGGCCGGGCAGCGCCTGCTGCCGTACGCGCGCCGGATGCTGGACCTGGACGGCGAGATGCGGCGCACCGTCTCCGGGAAGCGTCCGCTGCTGCGCATCGGGGCGTTGCAGTCGCTGGCCGACGAGTGGCTGCCGGAGATGCTGACCGCCTTCGACCACGGGGCCGCCGGGCCCGAGACCGCGGATGTGACGGTCACCGTCACCAGCCGCACCCGGCTGATGGAGGAGCTGCAGGAGGGCCGCCTGGACGCGGTGTTCACGCTGGACAGCGGCCCGGCCTACGACGGCCCGACCGCGGTGGTCGGCACCGACCGCGTGGTCCTGGTGACGGCGCCCTCGCACCCGCTGGCGAGCGTGCACCCGCTGACCCTGGACGACGTCCGCGCCACCGAGTTCATGGTGACCGAGATCGGCTGCATCTACCGGCAGCTCTTCGACGAGAGCGGACGCGACCTCGGCCCGTCGCTGAAGATCGCGATGATCACCGGCTCGCTGAACGCGCTGCGCCGGCTGACGGTGAACGGCCGCGGTGCCGCACTGCTGCCCAGGTTCTCGGTCGCGGCGGAACTGGAGTCCGGGGACCTGGTGATGCTGGATCTGAAGCAGGGCCTGGCGCCGCTGACCATCGAGGCGCGGTGGCGGGACGGGATCGGGCCGGCGGCGGCGCCGTTGAAGGCTTTGGTGGAGCTGACGCAGAAGTTCAGCCCGGCGGCTTGGGCGATGGCGTGA
- a CDS encoding MFS transporter: protein MIKRGGNPAGYDDSARHEAPQRIPGWLTRALPDTGPQRALVMSSFVNRVGTGMFLATSALYFTVIVGIPARQVGTGLSLAGLAALLGSVPAGTLADRVGPRTVQLVTLAVQTVTMALFVVVHSWWAFTVVAAFDYVADAANNAARGAMIGRVGGERPALFRAKLRTFVSVAVVAGTLLAAVAIQIGTRGAYVTVILVNAVSYVVCALLLLRVPDFAPLPRPEGARRFAALADRPYATFAVLNGLINLQAVVVTLLIPLWIASRTHIPHWAAAAVFGLNFVLGTALMQPVGRRIETTEQGGKALRVAGVAIAAGCAVLAGSGSGPRWSETLVLFAGAAVLCAAGVWVTAAGFSLSFGLAPAHAQGQYQGLTLLGLDAAGAVGPALLTALVLGLGGPGWIVLAVGFAAAGLAGPVVTRWAERTRPVEIAVGDAAPEPA, encoded by the coding sequence ATGATCAAGCGGGGTGGGAATCCGGCGGGTTACGACGATTCGGCTCGTCACGAAGCCCCGCAACGCATCCCCGGCTGGTTGACCCGGGCGCTCCCGGACACCGGACCGCAGCGCGCGCTGGTGATGTCGAGCTTCGTGAACCGGGTCGGCACCGGCATGTTCCTGGCCACTTCGGCGCTGTATTTCACGGTGATCGTGGGCATCCCGGCGCGCCAGGTCGGCACCGGCCTGAGCCTGGCCGGACTGGCCGCGCTGCTGGGCTCGGTGCCCGCCGGGACGCTCGCCGACCGGGTCGGGCCGCGCACCGTCCAGCTGGTGACGCTCGCGGTGCAGACGGTCACGATGGCGCTGTTCGTGGTCGTGCATTCGTGGTGGGCGTTCACCGTGGTGGCGGCCTTCGACTACGTCGCCGACGCGGCGAACAACGCGGCGCGCGGGGCGATGATAGGCCGCGTCGGGGGCGAGCGCCCGGCGCTGTTCCGGGCGAAGCTACGGACGTTCGTGAGCGTCGCGGTGGTGGCCGGGACGCTGCTCGCGGCGGTGGCGATCCAGATCGGGACGCGCGGGGCCTACGTCACGGTGATCCTGGTGAACGCGGTGTCGTATGTGGTCTGCGCACTGTTGCTGTTGCGTGTCCCGGACTTCGCACCGCTGCCGCGTCCCGAGGGCGCGCGCCGGTTCGCAGCGCTGGCGGACCGGCCGTACGCGACGTTCGCCGTTCTCAATGGTCTGATCAACCTGCAGGCGGTGGTGGTGACGCTGCTGATCCCGCTGTGGATAGCGTCGCGGACGCACATCCCGCACTGGGCCGCCGCCGCGGTGTTCGGACTGAACTTCGTGCTGGGGACGGCGCTGATGCAGCCGGTCGGGCGCCGCATCGAGACGACGGAGCAGGGCGGGAAGGCGTTGCGCGTCGCGGGCGTCGCGATCGCCGCGGGGTGCGCGGTGCTGGCCGGCAGCGGTTCGGGACCGCGGTGGTCCGAGACGCTGGTGTTGTTCGCGGGGGCGGCGGTGTTGTGCGCGGCCGGGGTGTGGGTGACCGCCGCCGGGTTTTCGTTGAGCTTCGGTCTGGCCCCGGCTCATGCGCAGGGCCAGTACCAGGGACTCACGCTGCTGGGGCTCGACGCCGCCGGCGCGGTGGGCCCGGCGCTGTTGACAGCGTTGGTGCTGGGACTCGGCGGACCGGGGTGGATCGTGCTCGCGGTGGGGTTCGCGGCGGCGGGGTTGGCGGGGCCGGTGGTCACGCGGTGGGCGGAGCGGACCCGGCCCGTGGAGATCGCGGTCGGCGATGCCGCGCCGGAACCTGCCTAG